The Rhineura floridana isolate rRhiFlo1 chromosome 8, rRhiFlo1.hap2, whole genome shotgun sequence genome includes a region encoding these proteins:
- the IFT27 gene encoding intraflagellar transport protein 27 homolog: MVKLAAKCIVAGDSAVGKSALVQMFCNDGAHFQKNYTLTTGVELLVKTVPIPETSDSVELFLFDSAGKEMFSEVLEKLWEQPNALCIVYDVTNEQSFSNCAKWVERLRTQTFGMHVPGVLVGNKTDLIDRRVMEQKQAREWAKTNGLEYCEISAKEMKNYEAPFHSVANSFHRLYKERVEIFHSLV, from the exons GTGACTCGGCAGTGGGGAAAAGTGCCTTGGTCCAGATGTTCTGCAATGATGGGGCTCATTTTCAGAAAAACTACACATTG ACAACAGGAGTAGAACTGCTGGTGAAGACGGTACCCATTCCAGAGACGAGTGATAGTGTG gAACTCTTCCTCTTTGACTCAGCAGGCAAAGAAATGTTTTCTGAAGTGCTAGAGAAACTG TGGGAACAGCCTAATGCCCTGTGTATTGTATATGATGTTACCAATGAGCAATCTTTCAGTAACTGTGCCAAGTGGGTGGAGAGGCTGAGGACCCAAACCTTTGGAATGCACGTCCCAG GTGTGCTAGTTGGCAATAAGACCGATCTGATTGATAGGCGAGTCATGGAACAAAAACAAGCACGAGAATGGGCAAAAACCAATGGCCTAGAATATTGCGAGATCTCAGCG AAAGAGATGAAAAACTATGAAGCCCCTTTTCACAGTGTGGCAAATTCCTTCCACCGGCTGTACAAAGAGAGGGTGGAAATCTTTCACTCATTAGTGTGA